Part of the Prevotella communis genome is shown below.
GGTGAGGTACTGCAGTTCGGTGCGTAGCTTGGTGCTGTGGGCTATCTGGAACATGGCATCGGCCACAAAGATGTCAGAATGTATCATGCCTCCCTCTCCTTCAATAACGGTTTTGTTGTAGCGCTGGTTCATGTACATCATGTTGAGCTTCACGTCACGTGTCAGTCGACGGGTGACTTGTACGTTCAAATCCTGGTAGTAGGTGTCTTCACCCCATTTCAGCCAGGCATGCTGTATAGCGCGGACGTAAGAGTAGTTCAGTTTCACATTCATTCCATATTTACCACCGAGGGTAGTCTTACGTTTGAAGTTATAGCCCACTTCTGCCTGATAGGCCCACTCACCATCGGCCAACTGGGTGGCATAGGGGTAGAGAGCGGCAAGGGCATAGGTGTGATCGAGTGTGAAGGCGGGTAGGTGGTTGATAAATGATGATGTGCCCAACATGCTTCGCTTGCTGCGGAACGACATGTTTTCTGAGCGCTTGGCCTGTACCAGAATGCTGAGACCGTTCTCGGAATAGGAGCCTGAGAGCATGGCTACGTGTCCCGGGTCATAGGTGTAGTCATTATCGAATGAGGGGTCTTGTGTCTTTTGGGCATATTCTGCAAGGATACCCCAGGGGCCGCGGTTCAGGGTGGTGCGAACGTCCCATGCGTTGACATACTTGGGGAGGTTCAGACGATGGGTGGGGTCTACGAAAATATCCTCGTCCTTTTCATATTTGTTTACCCATGAGGCACCGAGACTCAGACGGGTGTCGTGTTGCTGTAACTTTGATATCCATTCGTCAAGGGCTACCTCTGCGTCAGCACCTGATACCAGTCCGCCATCCCACTTCCAATAGTGACGTTGCTTGCCTGAGAGGAATTTCAGAACAACACCCTTGAGGGGTTTTGCCTGTAGACGGGCACCCAACAGTGAATTGTCGATGCCTAGTGACCGCTCTTCGTAAGTGCGGAGGATAAAGCCTGATCCGAACTGCTCATAGAAGGTGCCTAAGGTGAACTCGTTATTCCCCAACTTGCCTTTCACCCACAGGTTTGGGATTCCCCAGCCTTTGAAATCGTTCTCAAAGCCTGGCAGTGGGTGCTCAAGATATTCCAGACGGGCCCCAGCATCTACATGCTTACTCTGCATCTGCAGGTCAACATAGGTGTTGGTAAGGAGGTCACCTGTTTTCTTTGCACCAATCTTTTCGTCGTCCTGTGGCAGAAGTACGTCACTTTGTATGCTACCAGAAAGTGTGATGCCTTTTTGCTCCTCTTGCGCACCAATATGTAGAATAGATATTGTTAAACTGAAAACTATCAATAGTGTTCTCTTCATGTTACGCTTATTTTATGAGTTCGCGTACTTTTTCAATGAGTTCTTCTTCGGCACCATCGGTATAGCCGTTATGCTTGTAGACTATATTCCCTTTCCCATCGCAGATTAGTACAAAGGGGATTGTCTGAATGCCTAATGCACGCTTGAAGTCGCTGTTGGGGTCAAGTAATACATCGTATTCCCAACTATGGTTATTGACTAGGGGTTTAACTTTGTTCATATTCTGAGCCTGGTCTATACTAACGGCAAAGATCTTTACACCCGTCTCTTCTTTCCATTCGTCGTAGACTTCGGCGATGGCATCCAACTCACGATTGCAGGGCTTACACCAAGTGGCAAAGAAATCAATGATGAACGGCTTGCCGTCATTCTTCAAAGTGTCAGTGTTAACTGTTTTCCCGTCAATGGTCTTCAAGGTTACAGTTGGTAATTCTGCTTTTGCTCCTATCGTAAATATCCCCGAAAACATAAAAAATAGCAAAAATTTCTTCATTTTTTCAATAAATATACTGTTAATCCTTACAATTCTGCTGCAAAGGTAGTAAAAAAAGTAATAAAATGAAATAAAACTTACTTTTTTTGCACAAAAAAACGGTATATCCTTACGAATATACCGTTTGTATGGTAGATAAAACCAAGGGTATTACACCTTAATCTCAACCTCAACACCGCTGGGGAGCTCAAGCTTCATCAGGGCGTCAACAGTCTTTGCTGTTGAGCTGTAGATGTCAATCAGACGCTTGTAGTCTGACAACTGGAACTGCTCACGGCTCTTCTTGTTTACGAAGGTAGAGCGGTTAACGGTGAAGATACGCTTGTGAGTGGGGAGGGGGATAGGACCGCTGATAACAGCACCTGTAGCCTTTACTGCCTTCACAATCTTCTCGGCTGATTTGTCTACGAGCTTGTGGTCGTAGCTCTTCAGCTTGATACGAATTTTCTGACTCATGTCTTAAATTAAAAATTAAATATTAAAAATTAAATTTTTGAACTGCCACTAAAGAGTCATTTGCTCAGCGACAGCATTTATTGTAAGTGAAGAGCGGAAGCAAATTATTCACTTTTCACTCTTCACTTTTCCTTTCTTTATACGAGGTCTGCACGGCCCTTAACCTCCTCGAGCACTGCCTTAGCGATAGCGCTTGACAGAGGAGCGTGGTGATCGTACTCCATAGAACTGGTGGCACGACCTGAGGTGATGGTACGCAGAGCGGTTACATAACCGAACATCTCTGACAGGGGAACCATAGCCTTAACGACACGGGCACCTGAACGAGCCTCTTCCATACCTTCTACCTGACCACGACGCTTGTTGAGGTCACCGATAACGTCACCCATGTTCTCCTCAGGTGTTACCACCTCGAGCTTCATGATAGGCTCCATCAGAACGGGCTTAGCCTTAGCGCAAGCCTCCTTGTAAGCCATCTGGGCAGCGATTTCGAATGAGAGCTGGTCAGAGTCAACGGGGTGGAAACCACCATCGACAACAACTACCTTCAGTGAGTCAACAGGATAGCCGCCGAGGATACCATTCTTCATAGCTGTCTCGAAGCCCTTTTGGATTGAGGGGATGAACTCCTTAGGAATGTTACCACCCTTAACCTCGTTGACAAACTGCAAGCCAGGATTGTTCTTCAAGTCGTAATCCTCATCAACGGGACCAACCTTAACGAGCATCTTAGCGTACTTACCGCGACCACCAGACTGCTTCTTGTAAACCTCTTCGATTTCAACCTCCTTGGTGATAGCTTCCTTGTAGTTAACCTGGGGCTTACCCTGGTTACACTCAACCTTGAACTCACGCTTCAGACGGTCGATAATGATGTCGAGGTGGAGCTCACCCATACCTGAGATAATGGTCTGACCACTCTGCTCGTCGGTACGTACGGTGAATGTGGGGTCTTCCTCAGCCAACTTAGCAAGACCGTTGTCCAGCTTAGCGATGTCGGCCTGTGACTTAGGCTCAACGGCGATAGAGATCACAGTGTCAGGGAAGGTCATTGACTCCAGCACGATGGGCTTCTCCTCGTCGCAGAGGGTGTCACCAGTGCGGATATCCTTGAAACCTACACCTGCGCCGATGTCACCTGCGTCGATAGAGTCCATAGGAATTTCCTTGTTAGAGTTCATCTGGAACAGACGGCTGATACGCTCCTTCTTACCTGAACGGGGGTTGTAAACGTAAGAACCGGCCTTCACGCTACCAGAGTAAACGCGGAAGAATACCAAACGACCCATGTATGGATCGGTAGCAATCTTAAATGCAAGAGCTGAAGTTGCTTCGTCCTCGCTAGGCTTACGACTTTCCTCTTCGTCAGTGTTGGGGTTTGTACCAACCACAGCCTCTGTATCCAGAGGTGAGGGCAGGAATGAGCAGACAGCGTCGAGCAGGGGCTGTACACCCTTGTTCTTGTATGAAGAACCGCAGAGCATAGGAGTACACTCCATAGCGATAGTACCCTTGCGGATAGCTGCGATAATCTCGGCTTCAGAGATTGAGTCGGGATCGTCGAAGAACTTCTCCATCAAAGCCTCGTCGTACTCGGCTGCAGCCTCGAGGAGCTTCATGCGCCACTCGTCGCACTCGTCCTTCAGGTCAGCGGGAATCTCCTCAACATCGTACTCAGCACCCATGGTCTCATCGTGCCACAGGATAGCCTTCATCTTGATGAGGTCTACCAGACCCTTGAAGTTCTCCTCTGCACCGATGGGCACCTGAAGAACAACGGGGTTGGCACCCAGGATGTCCTTCATCTGCTGCACAGTTTCGAAGAAGTCAGCACCAGAACGGTCCATCTTGTTCACATAACCGATACGGGGTACGTTGTACTTGTCGGCCTGACGCCAAACGGTCTCTGACTGAGGCTGTACACCATCAGCAGCAGAATAAGTAGCAACTGCACCATCGAGTACACGGAGTGAACGCTCTACCTCAGCGGTGAAGTCCACGTGTCCCGGAGTATCAATCAGGTTGATCTTGTAATTGTTGTTGTTCCACTTCCAGTTACAGGTGGTAGCAGCAGAGGTGATAGTGATACCGCGCTCCTGCTCCTGTGCCATCCAGTCCATGGTAGCAGCACCATCGTGCACCTCACCAATCTTGTGGGTCTTACCTGTGTAGAACAGGATACGCTCAGAAGTGGTGGTCTTACCAGCATCGATGTGAGCCATGATACCGATGTTACGGGTCAAATGCAAATCTTGTTTTGCCATCTTTTCCTTTTCCTTTTAATCTTTTTACCTAAAATTAGAAGCGGAAGTGTGCGAATGCACGGTTAGCCTCGGCCATACGGTGCATATCCTCCTTACGCTTGAATGCGCCACCCTGGTTGTTGAAGGCGTCCATAATCTCAGCAGCCAGCTTGTCGGCCATAGATTTGCCACTGCGCTTGCGAGCAAAGGCAATCATATTCTTCATAGAGATACTTTCCTTACGGTCGGGACGAATCTCAGTAGGAACCTGGAAAGTAGCACCACCGATACGGCGGCTCTTTACTTCTACCTGAGGAGTGATGTTGTCCAGAGCCTGCTTCCAAATCTCCAGGGGAGCCTTCTCTGCATCCTTCATCTTGTCTTTTACAATCTCCAGAGAGTTGTAGAAAATCTCATATGACTTCGACTTCTTACCGTCGAACATCAGATGATTCACGAACTTTGACACCTTAGTGTCGTTGAAGACGGGATCCGGCAGGATCACACGCTTCTTTGGTTTTGCTTTTCTCATTGTTTTGTTTGAATGATTTTGTCTGCTAGGGCTGTTCTTTGTCTGTTCTTCAACGTCCACACTCGGACATTTACTCAACCTTGTGTAAGATTCACCAGCAAAACGGTTTTCTTTTTCTTTTCTTTGATTCGGCTACTTAACCATCACCGGTTAATTACTTCTTAGCCTTTGGACGCTTAGCACCGTACTTAGAACGACGCTGTGTGCGGTTTGCTACACCGGCGGTATCCAGAGTACCGCGAACGATGTGATAACGTACACCGGGAAGGTCCTTTACACGACCGCCACGAACCAGCACGATGCTGTGCTCCTGCAAGTTGTGTCCCTCTCCGGGAATGTAACTGTTGACTTCCTTCTGGTTAGTCAAACGAACACGGGCTACCTTACGCATAGCCGAATTAGGCTTCTTAGGAGTGGTCGTGTAGACACGTACACACACACCGCGACGCTGAGGACAGTTGTCCAGCGCGGGTGACTTAGACTTGTCTACGATCACCTTTCTGCCTTTGCGAACCAATTGTGAAATTGTAGGCATAATTTAATTTTTTAATTTTGTTGTTTATTATATATATTATTGTATAAATTTTCGCATACTATCATATCTCCACACTTCTGCGGAGACATTTCGGGCTGCAAAGGTACGCAATTTTCCGCAATCTACCTAATCTATATGGCTAGGAGGTTGCGGAAAAAGAGTATAATTAACAAAATATAACGTTAGTAACGTTTTTTAAAAGCCGATTTTGCTTTTTATTTCATTACTTGACGCACCGATGTAGGCCATGAACTTTGTTGGCTCATATTTCCAGTTGTGGGTTTGCTCGTCCCATGTCATGAGGTCTTTTTCTGTAATTCGGAAGGTGGCTGTCTTGGTCTCGCCCGGCTTCAACGACAGTTTGGTAAAGTTCTTCAGTTCCTTGATTGGACGGGTTGCTGCGACCTTGGCCTGACCCACGTAGAGTTGTACGGTCTCTTTTCCTTCGCGTGTTCCCGTATTGGTCACGTCGATAGTCAGCTTCCATCCCTCAGCATCTTTTGTAATGGCGGGTTTACTGTATTTGAAAGTGGTGTAACTCAGTCCAAAACCAAAGGGGAAGAGAGGCTTGGTCTTATTCTTTTCAAAACCGCGATAGCCTACAAAGATGTCTTCCTTGTAATATACCTGACGTCGAGCCATTTCACCAGCACTGTTCTTTGGCGTCTCAACACCTGTAATGCCGGGGTAGGCTTCCTGACCATATTTTACGTAAGGGTAATCCTCGTAGTTCTTTGCGAAAGTAACAGGAAGCTTGCCACTGGGATTCACCTTTCCGGTAAGCACGTTGGCTAATGCTGTGCCCGACTCGCTGCCTAAGTACCAGCAATGTAGGAGGCCCTCCACCTTGTTGAGCCAAGGCATATGATAGGGGTTGCCGCCAAAGTTCGCCACGATCATTGGAGCATCGAATTCGGCCAAAGCAGAGATGAGTTCGTTCTGACCGAATGAAAGGTCATATGACTCGCGATCGCCATTCTCGCAATCCTGTTTGTGGTTCTTGTTGAGTCCTCCTATATATATAATAAGGTCGGCATTCTTGGCTTTCTCCAGTGCTTCCTGCTTCAGTGCCTCCTGTTTGGCTGGGTCAACCTTGTCCTCGTGGTCATACATCGCACGGCCGGAGGCGTAGCCTGTGGCGTAGTCAATTGACAATTGAGAATTGATAATTGACAATTGGGTGCGTAGGGCTTCTAGTGGCGAGATATCCCGGAGTGTTTTCAGTTCCGATGAGCCACCGCCTTGGGTTAAAGAGCGTGTGGCATTCTCGCCAACAACAAGTATCTTCTTGTATTTGCTGAGCTCAAGGGGTAGCAATGACGACTCATTCTTCAGCAAAACAATACCTTCTTCGGCAATCTGTCGGCACACATCGTAATGTGCTTCACTACACTGGTTGCCAATCACCTTGTTGGGATTCATGGCTGTGCGGAAGATGGTGCGCAACACGCGGGCGGCTTTCTCGTCGAGCACAGACATAGGTACCTTGCCATCGTTGACCAACTCTCTAAAGGGTTTTGCCAAGTAGTAGTCGTCATAGCCAAATGCGCTTTCACGCAGTTTGCCGTCTGTGTAAGTGCCCATCTCGATATCCAGTCCACCGTAGATAGCCTGCATGGTATTGGTGGTACCGCCCCAGTCGCTGACCAGTGCGCCGTCCCAGTTCCAGTCTTTTTTCAGAATGCCGTTAATCAGTTTGTCGTTATGACAGCAGTGGTCACCTTCCCACAGGTTGTAGGAGCCCATAATGGTCCATACATGTGCTCTCTCTACAGCCTGTTTAAACGGATACAGGTAGATCTCGTGGAGGGCACGCTCAGACACGTTGACGTTGACAGAGAAACGGTCAATCTCCTGGTCGTTCAGTACGAAATGTTTCAGACAGCAGGCGATGCCGTTCTTCTGGGCAGCCTTGATGTAGGGCACTACTATCTCACCAGCCAGGTAGGGGTCTTCACCCATATACTCAAAGGCGCGTCCGTTCATCGGCGTGCGCTGGATGTTGACACCGGGCCCCAGCATAATATCCTTGCCTCGGAAAGCAAACTCCTCACTGACAGCATTGCCGTAGGCGTTGGAAAGGTCACGGTTCCACGTGGCTGCCAGGCAGGTGAGAGAAGGGAAGGCCACTATATAGTCGTTGGTCCATTTCGCTGGACTCCAGGTGTTCCATTCCAATTCTTCGCGTACCCCATGGGGGCCGTCGTCCATATTCAGTTGTCGGATGCCTAAGCGGGGTACGCCAGCGCTGGTAAACTTGCTCTGTGCGTGGAGAATTTTAATCTTCTCCTCAGTGGTCATACGTTTCAGTGCATCCTTTACGCGCTCCTCAATAGGTGCCTGTGGGTTGAGGTACGTCTGTGCTTTGACAGCAGAGGAAATCAGTGCTAATGAAGCAAGGATTAAAAACTTTTTCATTTCTTTGTTTTGGATCGGTGTTATGTGTTGTTAAAAGAATATCATGGATAGAGCGTAAGCCACGATAGTTGATACGAACACACAGATAAGACCAGGCATCATAAATGAGTGGTTGAGCAGGTACTTACCGATAATTGTGGTACCACTTCGGTCGAAGTTTACCGTGGCAATATCTGATGGGTAATTGGGGATGAAAAAATAACCATAGACGCTTGGCAATACGCCCAACAGGATAGGGCCTTCGATGCCAAGAGAATAGGCAAGTGGCAACATGGATACCACCACAGCACCTTGTGAGTTGATCAGTACCGATACTAGGAAAAAGACGATGGCAATGGTCCATGGATGTGACTTTACGATATCTTCGAGCATGGCCTGAATCTCTGGCATGTAGTTGGAAAAATATGTGTCGGCCATCCAGGCAATACCGTAGATAGCCACCACAGCCACCATGCCACTTTGCCATACAGGTCCTGCAACGGCTTTCTTGGGTTGTGCTCTACAGAAGATAATCATCAGGGCAGCTGCCGAAATCATCACAATCTGAATGACGAGATTCATCTTCAGGGGCTTACCATCCCAAGATGGCAGGATGTTGATGCCGAATATCTGTAACACAGATAACATCACGATGACACCTAGAGCAAGCATGAATACATAGACGGCTCGCTTGGCTTCTGGAGCAATTCTTTTGTCGAGTGTTGTGGCACTGTTGCCATAAATGTAATTGTACTGCTCTGGGTCTTTTAGCTTTGCCTGGAATTGCGGATCCTTGTCCAAATCCAGACCGCGGTTGTAAGAGGCTGCTGCAGCTGCCATCAGTCCGCATAGACAGGCGGGAATGGAGATAAGCACAATCTGTATATTATTGACCTCAAAACCGTTTTCTGCAGATATGGCAGAGAATGCCACCACGGCTGCGGCAATGGGGGAACACGTAATACCCACCTGTGAGGCTATGGATGCAACACCACAGGGACGTTCTGGACGGATTCCTTTCTTCAGGGCGATATCGCAGATGATGGGCATCAAGGTATAGACTACGTGACCGGTACCCACAAAAACAGTGAGGAAGAAGGTACAGAGAGGTGCGAGGAACGTAATCCATTTGGGGTGGTTGCGCAGTAACTTCTCGGCTATTTGTATCATCCAGTCCATACCGCCTGACGCTTGTAGCATACCTGCACAGGTCACGGCTGCAATGATGATGTAGATAACATCGGTAGGAGGATTGCCTGGTTTCATACCAAAACCGAAAACGAGGATGGCTAAGCCAATACCGGAAATAGCACCCAACGCCAAACTGCCGTAGCGTGAGCCGACGTACAACGCAAGGAGTACGACCATTAGTTCTACAATCATCAAAATACTCATAGGATATAGTTTTAAGTTATAAGAATACGCAAAGATAGGAATTATTTCCAATATTTGGGAAGTATGAATGGCGCAAAAATCCGTCTTTAAGATTTTTTAAGTATAGGATTCTGATATTATTGTGTATCTTTGCAACCTGTAATATCATAAACGAAGAGCTTATGAAGAAGTATCTATTGCTTGTTTTTATCATAGTCGTTGACCTGTTGGTAGTGATGCCTTCGCTTGCGCAGAAACGTGGAAAGTATGAATTTAAGCGCAACTTGCCTGTTTATGCTGACTCGTTAATCAAGGACCTGACTTATCCCTTGGCTTGGGGAAATAGTGATATCAAGGATTTTGATGTGTGGCGAAAAGTGGCGCGCCAGAAGGTGTTCGACTGTATGTTGACGCCCCCGCCAGCTCCAGCAGACGGCTTTCAGATGAAAGTATTGGCTGAGGAACAGCGTGATGGTTATAAAGCTCGTAAGATAGAGATTCGGTTGTCGCGCTATTATACGGTACCTGCCTATCTGTTGATACCAGACGGTAAGGGGCCTTTTCCTGCAGTTAATGCCTTGCACGATCATGGGGCACATCTCTTTATCGGAAAGGAGAAGATGATCCGTCCGTTGGCTTGCGAGGACTCACTTGTCAGAGCTGATGCCCAACAGTGGGCTGATCAACTTTACGAGGGGCGGTTCGTTGGTGATGATTTGGCTCGTCATGGATATGTTGTTTTCTCTGCCGATGCTCCGATGTGGGGTGAGCGTGGACAACAAGAAGGACCTAAACGCGACCGTTATGATATGATTGCCGGCAACATGATGATGTATGGCATTGACTTATCAGCCTATATGACCTATGACGATATTGCCGGTACGGAGCTTCTTGCCTCGTTACCAGAGGTGGATGCTGAGCGTATCGGTTGTATGGGTTGTTCCATGGGGGGCTATCGTGCCTGGATGTTGTCGGCCTTGAGTGATCGTATCAAGGCTGGTGCGGCCGTTTGTTGGATGGTGACTACCGATGAACAGATGTCGTTCAACTATAGTCGCACGGAGAATGGCGGTTTTGCCAACTGTTTCCCGGGCTTGCGTCGTTGGCTCGACTATCCTCATGTGGCCAGTATGGCTTGTCCTAAGGCGATGCTGTTTATCAATGGTTCGCAGGATAAACTCTTCCCTGTGCCTGGTGTCGAGAAAGCCTTCAAGGTGATGCACGATACCTGGAAGAGTCAGGGGGTCAACGAAAAACTGGAGACGGAACTTTGGGATATTCCCCACAGTTGTCCTGTGAGGGCCCAAGAACGCGTACTCCAGTTCTTCCAGAAAAATCTGTGATGTGTTTCTTATGCCTCGCCCTTACCTGATCCGAAGGGGGCGATAGTGCGTGGACCTTGCTCTTCTTCTGGCATTTTTATCTTTCCGAATTGATGCTCGTAGCGCATGAGATTCTCCTGGAGTGCACCCAACAGACGTTTGGCGTGTTCGGGAGCCAGGATGACACGACTACGTACCTGGGCCTTTGGCAGGCCTGGGAGCATGCGTGCGAAATCGACGATAAATTCTGATGATGAATGGGTGATGATGGCAAAGTTGGCATACTCACCTTGCGCCTTGTCGGGCGTCAGTTCTAATTGCAGTCCTTGCTGCTTCTGTTCGTTTTCGTTCATTGTATGTTTTTTATCTTTTTGCAATTTTATCTTTTATTGTGCCTCACGTCCTAGTGCCAGAGCCTTGATGTTGGCCTCTACAATGGCTTCACCCTTGCGACCGAAAACTCGACGGATGGCATCTTCCAGTTTTTCATATTCAATACCGAGGGCCTTTTGGGCAGCCCCCAGCAAAATTACATTAGCAGAGCGGGGAACCCCGTTGTCCTTGGCCATCTGCTCGATATTGATGCTGATGACATGAGGCAGTTTCTTGAGGTCGGCCTCAATGACAGCCATGTCAGGATAATTGGGGATATTCACGAAAG
Proteins encoded:
- a CDS encoding DUF6029 family protein, coding for MKRTLLIVFSLTISILHIGAQEEQKGITLSGSIQSDVLLPQDDEKIGAKKTGDLLTNTYVDLQMQSKHVDAGARLEYLEHPLPGFENDFKGWGIPNLWVKGKLGNNEFTLGTFYEQFGSGFILRTYEERSLGIDNSLLGARLQAKPLKGVVLKFLSGKQRHYWKWDGGLVSGADAEVALDEWISKLQQHDTRLSLGASWVNKYEKDEDIFVDPTHRLNLPKYVNAWDVRTTLNRGPWGILAEYAQKTQDPSFDNDYTYDPGHVAMLSGSYSENGLSILVQAKRSENMSFRSKRSMLGTSSFINHLPAFTLDHTYALAALYPYATQLADGEWAYQAEVGYNFKRKTTLGGKYGMNVKLNYSYVRAIQHAWLKWGEDTYYQDLNVQVTRRLTRDVKLNMMYMNQRYNKTVIEGEGGMIHSDIFVADAMFQIAHSTKLRTELQYLTTKQDERDWAFALAELSLAPHWMITVSDMWNCGVTDTHYYQGLVTYNIGSHRIQAGYGRTRAGYNCSGGVCRYVPATKGFTLSYNYNF
- a CDS encoding TlpA family protein disulfide reductase; this translates as MKKFLLFFMFSGIFTIGAKAELPTVTLKTIDGKTVNTDTLKNDGKPFIIDFFATWCKPCNRELDAIAEVYDEWKEETGVKIFAVSIDQAQNMNKVKPLVNNHSWEYDVLLDPNSDFKRALGIQTIPFVLICDGKGNIVYKHNGYTDGAEEELIEKVRELIK
- the rpsJ gene encoding 30S ribosomal protein S10 is translated as MSQKIRIKLKSYDHKLVDKSAEKIVKAVKATGAVISGPIPLPTHKRIFTVNRSTFVNKKSREQFQLSDYKRLIDIYSSTAKTVDALMKLELPSGVEVEIKV
- the fusA gene encoding elongation factor G, whose amino-acid sequence is MAKQDLHLTRNIGIMAHIDAGKTTTSERILFYTGKTHKIGEVHDGAATMDWMAQEQERGITITSAATTCNWKWNNNNYKINLIDTPGHVDFTAEVERSLRVLDGAVATYSAADGVQPQSETVWRQADKYNVPRIGYVNKMDRSGADFFETVQQMKDILGANPVVLQVPIGAEENFKGLVDLIKMKAILWHDETMGAEYDVEEIPADLKDECDEWRMKLLEAAAEYDEALMEKFFDDPDSISEAEIIAAIRKGTIAMECTPMLCGSSYKNKGVQPLLDAVCSFLPSPLDTEAVVGTNPNTDEEESRKPSEDEATSALAFKIATDPYMGRLVFFRVYSGSVKAGSYVYNPRSGKKERISRLFQMNSNKEIPMDSIDAGDIGAGVGFKDIRTGDTLCDEEKPIVLESMTFPDTVISIAVEPKSQADIAKLDNGLAKLAEEDPTFTVRTDEQSGQTIISGMGELHLDIIIDRLKREFKVECNQGKPQVNYKEAITKEVEIEEVYKKQSGGRGKYAKMLVKVGPVDEDYDLKNNPGLQFVNEVKGGNIPKEFIPSIQKGFETAMKNGILGGYPVDSLKVVVVDGGFHPVDSDQLSFEIAAQMAYKEACAKAKPVLMEPIMKLEVVTPEENMGDVIGDLNKRRGQVEGMEEARSGARVVKAMVPLSEMFGYVTALRTITSGRATSSMEYDHHAPLSSAIAKAVLEEVKGRADLV
- the rpsG gene encoding 30S ribosomal protein S7, producing MRKAKPKKRVILPDPVFNDTKVSKFVNHLMFDGKKSKSYEIFYNSLEIVKDKMKDAEKAPLEIWKQALDNITPQVEVKSRRIGGATFQVPTEIRPDRKESISMKNMIAFARKRSGKSMADKLAAEIMDAFNNQGGAFKRKEDMHRMAEANRAFAHFRF
- the rpsL gene encoding 30S ribosomal protein S12, giving the protein MPTISQLVRKGRKVIVDKSKSPALDNCPQRRGVCVRVYTTTPKKPNSAMRKVARVRLTNQKEVNSYIPGEGHNLQEHSIVLVRGGRVKDLPGVRYHIVRGTLDTAGVANRTQRRSKYGAKRPKAKK
- a CDS encoding beta-glucosidase, whose translation is MKKFLILASLALISSAVKAQTYLNPQAPIEERVKDALKRMTTEEKIKILHAQSKFTSAGVPRLGIRQLNMDDGPHGVREELEWNTWSPAKWTNDYIVAFPSLTCLAATWNRDLSNAYGNAVSEEFAFRGKDIMLGPGVNIQRTPMNGRAFEYMGEDPYLAGEIVVPYIKAAQKNGIACCLKHFVLNDQEIDRFSVNVNVSERALHEIYLYPFKQAVERAHVWTIMGSYNLWEGDHCCHNDKLINGILKKDWNWDGALVSDWGGTTNTMQAIYGGLDIEMGTYTDGKLRESAFGYDDYYLAKPFRELVNDGKVPMSVLDEKAARVLRTIFRTAMNPNKVIGNQCSEAHYDVCRQIAEEGIVLLKNESSLLPLELSKYKKILVVGENATRSLTQGGGSSELKTLRDISPLEALRTQLSIINSQLSIDYATGYASGRAMYDHEDKVDPAKQEALKQEALEKAKNADLIIYIGGLNKNHKQDCENGDRESYDLSFGQNELISALAEFDAPMIVANFGGNPYHMPWLNKVEGLLHCWYLGSESGTALANVLTGKVNPSGKLPVTFAKNYEDYPYVKYGQEAYPGITGVETPKNSAGEMARRQVYYKEDIFVGYRGFEKNKTKPLFPFGFGLSYTTFKYSKPAITKDAEGWKLTIDVTNTGTREGKETVQLYVGQAKVAATRPIKELKNFTKLSLKPGETKTATFRITEKDLMTWDEQTHNWKYEPTKFMAYIGASSNEIKSKIGF
- a CDS encoding anaerobic C4-dicarboxylate transporter, translating into MSILMIVELMVVLLALYVGSRYGSLALGAISGIGLAILVFGFGMKPGNPPTDVIYIIIAAVTCAGMLQASGGMDWMIQIAEKLLRNHPKWITFLAPLCTFFLTVFVGTGHVVYTLMPIICDIALKKGIRPERPCGVASIASQVGITCSPIAAAVVAFSAISAENGFEVNNIQIVLISIPACLCGLMAAAAASYNRGLDLDKDPQFQAKLKDPEQYNYIYGNSATTLDKRIAPEAKRAVYVFMLALGVIVMLSVLQIFGINILPSWDGKPLKMNLVIQIVMISAAALMIIFCRAQPKKAVAGPVWQSGMVAVVAIYGIAWMADTYFSNYMPEIQAMLEDIVKSHPWTIAIVFFLVSVLINSQGAVVVSMLPLAYSLGIEGPILLGVLPSVYGYFFIPNYPSDIATVNFDRSGTTIIGKYLLNHSFMMPGLICVFVSTIVAYALSMIFF
- a CDS encoding dienelactone hydrolase family protein → MKKYLLLVFIIVVDLLVVMPSLAQKRGKYEFKRNLPVYADSLIKDLTYPLAWGNSDIKDFDVWRKVARQKVFDCMLTPPPAPADGFQMKVLAEEQRDGYKARKIEIRLSRYYTVPAYLLIPDGKGPFPAVNALHDHGAHLFIGKEKMIRPLACEDSLVRADAQQWADQLYEGRFVGDDLARHGYVVFSADAPMWGERGQQEGPKRDRYDMIAGNMMMYGIDLSAYMTYDDIAGTELLASLPEVDAERIGCMGCSMGGYRAWMLSALSDRIKAGAAVCWMVTTDEQMSFNYSRTENGGFANCFPGLRRWLDYPHVASMACPKAMLFINGSQDKLFPVPGVEKAFKVMHDTWKSQGVNEKLETELWDIPHSCPVRAQERVLQFFQKNL
- a CDS encoding DUF3467 domain-containing protein, whose protein sequence is MNENEQKQQGLQLELTPDKAQGEYANFAIITHSSSEFIVDFARMLPGLPKAQVRSRVILAPEHAKRLLGALQENLMRYEHQFGKIKMPEEEQGPRTIAPFGSGKGEA